CTGTGAGAGGGAACACCCGAGCGAGCCCCGAAACATCACCAACGAGCCAAACCGGGCAAGACGCGCGCCCTCGCTCGGACGCCCCCGCACCGCCCGGGGACGGACACGCGCGTGCCGGCCGAAGACCGCCCGCCACTCGCCCGGCGCCCCCCAACAGGGCCAATCACGGAGCAGTTCCAGCATGGCAAGCGGCTGAGCAGGGTACATGTGTCCCGCCCGTACAACTTCCCGGGGACGACGCCCCGGGGCGGAACACGGGCCGCACGGGAGCCCGACGCCGGCAGCGCAGCCGGTTCCACATCGTGGGATCCCGGGAGCGAGTCATCAAGTGGGCACCAATCGACCTGTTCGAACCCACTTACCTCGCAGTAGCGTCCGCCGTTGACGCGTGCTCACACCGGGCAGCGGCAGCACGGAGAACACAGGCAACACGACAGCAACACGACAGCAACACCACGCGACAGAGCAGAGCTGCTCCGTACGAGCTTTACCGAAAGAGCTGTACCAAGCAGGCCGGACCAGGCAGGCGAGACCAGGCAAGGTCGAACCGGGCAGGTTGAACCGGGCAGGTTGAAGGGATCGATCGGAACATGTTCCGCAAGGTGCTAGTCGCCAACCGCGGCGAGATCGCCATTCGCGCGTTCCGCGCCGGCTACGAGCTGGGCGCGCGGACCGTCGCCGTGTTCCCGCACGAGGACCGCAACTCGTTGCACCGCCTCAAGGCCGACGAGGCCTACGAGATCGGCGCTCCGGGTCATCCCGTGCGGGCGTACCTCTCCGTGGAGGAGGTGGTCGGGGCGGCGCGCAGGGCGGGTGCGGACGCGGTGTACCCGGGGTACGGCTTCCTGTCCGAGAACCCGGATCTGGCCCGGGCCTGCGAGGAGGCCGGGATCACCTTCGTGGGTCCGAGCGCCGACATCCTCGAACTGACCGGCAACAAGGCGCGCGCGGTGGCCGCCGCCCGCGCCGCCGGTGTCCCCGTCCTCGGCTCCTCCGCGCCGTCCACCGATGTGGACGAACTCGTGGCGGCCGCCGAGGAGCTGGGCTTCCCGGTGTTCGTCAAGGCGGTCGCGGGCGGCGGCGGGCGCGGTATGCGCCGGGTCGAGGACCCGGCGGTGCTGCGCGAGTCGATCGAGGCGGCGTCCCGTGAGGCCGAGTCGGCCTTCGGCGACCCGACCGTCTTCCTGGAGAAGGCCGTCGTCGAGCCGCGCCACATCGAGGTGCAGATCCTCGCCGACGGCGAGGGCAACGTCATCCACCTCTTCGAGCGCGACTGTTCGCTCCAGCGCCGCCACCAGAAGGTGATCGAGCTGGCGCCCGCGCCCAACCTCGACCCGGAGCTGCGCGCGCGCATCTGCGACGACGCGGTGCGCTTCGCCCGCGAGATCGGCTACCGCAACGCGGGCACCGTCGAGTTCCTGCTCGACCGCGACGGCAACCACGTCTTCATCGAGATGAACCCGCGCATCCAGGTCGAGCACACGGTGACCGAGGAGGTCACCGACGTCGACCTGGTGCAGGCCCAGCTGCGTATCGCCAGCGGCCAGACCCTGGCCGACCTCGGTCTGTCCCAGGACACGGTCTACCTGCGCGGCGCCGCCCTGCAGTGCCGTATCACCACCGAGGACCCGGCCAACGGCTTCCGGCCGGACACCGGCATGGTCAGCGCGTACCGCTCGCCGGGTGGTTCGGGTATCCGGCTCGACGGCGGGACCGCCCATGCCGGTACCGAGATCAGCGCCCACTTCGACTCGATGCTGGTCAAACTGACCTGCCGGGGACGGGACTTCAGGACCGCGGTCGGCCGAGCCCGGCGCGCGGTGGCCGAGTTCCGTATCCGTGGCGTGTCCACGAACATCCCCTTCCTCCAGGCGGTGCTCGACGACCCGGACTTCCAGGCCGGTGACATCACCACCTCCTTCATCGAGCAGCGCCCGCACCTGCTGACCTCGCGTCACTCCGCGGACCGCGGCACCAAGCTGCTCACGTACCTCGCCGACGTCACCGTCAACAAGCCGAACGGCGAGCGCCCCCAGTCGATCGACCCGACGACCAAGCTGCCGGTGCTGCCGGACATCGCGCCGCCCGCCGGTTCCAAGCAGCGCCTGGTCGAGCTCGGCCCGGAGGGCTTCGCCCGCCACCTGCGCGAGTCGCCGCTGCTCGGGGTCACCGACACCACGTTCCGCGACGCGCACCAGTCGCTGCTCGCCACCCGGGTCCGTACCAAGGACCTGCTCGCCGTCGCCCCCGCGGTGGCGCGGACCACGCCCGAACTCCTCTCCCTGGAGTGCTGGGGCGGCGCCACGTACGACGTCGCGCTGCGCTTCCTCGCCGAGGACCCGTGGGAGCGGCTGGCCCAGCTGCGCGAGGCGGTGCCCAACATCTGTCTGCAGATGCTGCTGCGCGGCCGCAACACCGTCGGCTACACGCCCTACCCGACCGAGGTGACCAACGCCTTCGTCGAGGAGGCCACGGCCACCGGTATCGACATCTTCCGCATCTTCGACGCGCTCAACGACGTCGGCCAGATGCGCCCGGCCATCGAGGCGGTACGCGAGACCGGCACCGCGGTGGCCGAGGTAGCGCTCTGCTACACCGGCAACCTGCTCGACCCGGCCGAGAAGCTCTACACGCTCGACTACTACCTGAAGCTTGCCGAGCAGATCGTCGAGGCGGGCGCGCACGTCCTGGCGATCAAGGACATGGCGGGCCTGCTGCGCGCGCCCGCCGCCGCAAAGCTGGTGACCGCGCTGCGCAGCGAGTTCGACCTGCCGGTGCACCTGCACACCCACGACACCGCGGGCGGCCAGCTGGCCACCTACCTCGCCGCCGTACAGGCGGGCGCGGACGCGGTGGACGGCGCGGTGGCCTCCATGGCGGGCACCACCTCGCAGCCCTCGCTCTCGGCGCTGGTCGCGGCCACCGACCACTCGGACCGCCCGACCGGCCTGGACCTGGCGGCGATCGGCGAGCTGGAACCGTACTGGGAGAGCGTGCGCAAGATCTACGCGCCCTTCGAGGCGGGCCTGGCCTCCCCGACCGGACGCGTCTACCACCACGAGATCCCCGGCGGCCAGCTCTCCAACCTGCGCACCCAGGCCGTCGCGCTCGGCCTCGGCGACCGCTTCGAGGACATCGAGGCGATGTACGCGGCGGCCGACCGGATCCTGGGCCGTCTGGTCAAGGTGACCCCGTCCTCCAAGGTGGTCGGCGACCTCGCCCTGCACCTGGTCGGCGCGGGCGTCTCCCCCGCCGACTTCGAGGCGGAGCCGCACACCTTCGACATTCCCGACTCGGTCATCGGCTTCCTGCGCGGCGAACTCGGCGTCCCGCCGGGCGGCTGGCCCGAGCCGTTCCGTACCAAGGCACTGGAGGGCCGCGCGGCGGCCAAGCCCGCCCAGGACCTGTCCGCCGAGGACCGCGACGGCCTGGAGAAGAACCGCCGCGCCACCCTCAACCGGCTGCTCTTCCCCGGCCCGACGAAGGACTTCGACACCCACCGCCAGGCCTTCGGCGACACCAGCGTCCTGGACAGCAAGGACTTCTTCTACGGTCTGCGCCCCCGGCACGAGTACACCGTCGACCTGGAGCCCGGCGTCCGCCTGCTCATCGAACTGGAGGCGGTCGGCGAGGCCGACGAACGCGGCTACCGCACGGTCATGTCCACCCTGAACGGCCAGCTCCGCCCCATCCAGGTGCGCGACCGCTCGGTGGCCTCGGACCTGCCCGCCGCCGAGAAGGCCGACAAGTCCAACCCCGGCCATGTCGCCGCCCCGTTCGCGGGCGTGGTGACCCTGGCCGTCACCGAGGGCACCGAGGTCGAGGCGGGCGCCACCATCGCGACCATCGAGGCGATGAAGATGGAGGCCTCCATCACCGCCCCGAAGACCGGCCGGGTCTCCCGCCTCGCGATCAACAGCATCCAGCAGGTGGAGGGCGGTGACCTGCTGGTCGAGCTGGCGTGATCGGCTGCGTCGACGGATCGGCGCCGGCCGCTCGCCGGTCGCGCGGTCGCTTGTCGCGTACGCATACGCATACGCGCGGTCGCTCGTCGCATACGTACGGCCCGTGGCCGGGATCTTCCGCAGGGGAGGTCCCGGCCACGGGCTTTTCGCGGCCACGGGCCTTTGCACTCGCCCCGCTCCGCTCCGCGCCGCCCCGCCCCGCTCCGAGTGGCCCGACCCCGGATCGCGGCGCTCAGTCGAGCAGCGCCACGACCATCCCGGCGAAGCCGACGACCATCAGCAGGACCAGGATGGCCATGACGCTCAGCGGGCCCTTGGCCCAGCCGGTGGTCGGGTTGTAGGTCTCCTCGGGTCCGGCCCCGGCGGTGCTGTCCTCACCCTGCGGGGTCTCGCCGGGCGGCACCAATCCGGGCCGCGCGGCGGCCGGTTCCCCGCCTCGGGGCGCTCCTCGGCCGGTGTCCCGGTCGGCGTGCTGGTCAGCCTCCCGGTCCGCGTCCCAGTCCGCGCCTCGGTCCGTGCCCAAATCCGGGTCCGGGTCCGTGTTCCTGAGGTCCATGAGGTGGCTCCCCTCGGTGAACAGTGCCCCATTCGACGCTACTCCTGATCACGCGGGGGCTCCTGCCCGTACGGCGGCAGGCGCGTGTGCGTACGGCGGCCCCTACCGACGTACGCACGTACCGGCGGCGTACCGACGTACCCGAAATCCGGTGGCGACGGCCCGAACCCGCCGCATACGCTCCCCTCCCCTCGCCGCCCTTCCTCGTCTGGAGCCGTATGTCCCGCCCGCCCCGTATGCATCCCGACGAGCTCGACATGGACGCCGAGCTCGTGGAACGGCTGATCGCCGGCCAGTTCCCGCAGTGGGCAGGGCTGCCGGTCGTACGCGTCGCCTCGGCGGGGACGGACCACGCGATGTTCCGGCTCGGGGACGACATGGCGGTACGGCTGCCCCGGCTGGCGTCCGAGGCGCGGCAGGTCGACAAGGAGCAGCGCTGGCTGCCGCACCTGGCCCCGCACCTCCCGCTGGCCGTCCCGGTCCCGCTCGGCAAGGGCGCGCCCGGCGCGGACTTCCCGCTGCCCTGGTCGGTGTACCGCTGGCTGGACGGCGACAACGCCCACGACCGCCCCCTCACCGAACTCGCCCACGCCGCC
This is a stretch of genomic DNA from Streptomyces sp. NA04227. It encodes these proteins:
- a CDS encoding pyruvate carboxylase; this encodes MFRKVLVANRGEIAIRAFRAGYELGARTVAVFPHEDRNSLHRLKADEAYEIGAPGHPVRAYLSVEEVVGAARRAGADAVYPGYGFLSENPDLARACEEAGITFVGPSADILELTGNKARAVAAARAAGVPVLGSSAPSTDVDELVAAAEELGFPVFVKAVAGGGGRGMRRVEDPAVLRESIEAASREAESAFGDPTVFLEKAVVEPRHIEVQILADGEGNVIHLFERDCSLQRRHQKVIELAPAPNLDPELRARICDDAVRFAREIGYRNAGTVEFLLDRDGNHVFIEMNPRIQVEHTVTEEVTDVDLVQAQLRIASGQTLADLGLSQDTVYLRGAALQCRITTEDPANGFRPDTGMVSAYRSPGGSGIRLDGGTAHAGTEISAHFDSMLVKLTCRGRDFRTAVGRARRAVAEFRIRGVSTNIPFLQAVLDDPDFQAGDITTSFIEQRPHLLTSRHSADRGTKLLTYLADVTVNKPNGERPQSIDPTTKLPVLPDIAPPAGSKQRLVELGPEGFARHLRESPLLGVTDTTFRDAHQSLLATRVRTKDLLAVAPAVARTTPELLSLECWGGATYDVALRFLAEDPWERLAQLREAVPNICLQMLLRGRNTVGYTPYPTEVTNAFVEEATATGIDIFRIFDALNDVGQMRPAIEAVRETGTAVAEVALCYTGNLLDPAEKLYTLDYYLKLAEQIVEAGAHVLAIKDMAGLLRAPAAAKLVTALRSEFDLPVHLHTHDTAGGQLATYLAAVQAGADAVDGAVASMAGTTSQPSLSALVAATDHSDRPTGLDLAAIGELEPYWESVRKIYAPFEAGLASPTGRVYHHEIPGGQLSNLRTQAVALGLGDRFEDIEAMYAAADRILGRLVKVTPSSKVVGDLALHLVGAGVSPADFEAEPHTFDIPDSVIGFLRGELGVPPGGWPEPFRTKALEGRAAAKPAQDLSAEDRDGLEKNRRATLNRLLFPGPTKDFDTHRQAFGDTSVLDSKDFFYGLRPRHEYTVDLEPGVRLLIELEAVGEADERGYRTVMSTLNGQLRPIQVRDRSVASDLPAAEKADKSNPGHVAAPFAGVVTLAVTEGTEVEAGATIATIEAMKMEASITAPKTGRVSRLAINSIQQVEGGDLLVELA
- a CDS encoding DUF6480 family protein, yielding MDLRNTDPDPDLGTDRGADWDADREADQHADRDTGRGAPRGGEPAAARPGLVPPGETPQGEDSTAGAGPEETYNPTTGWAKGPLSVMAILVLLMVVGFAGMVVALLD